The following nucleotide sequence is from Alphaproteobacteria bacterium RIFCSPHIGHO2_01_FULL_41_14.
CCCAAGAGCTGGATGGAAATAAAAGAAGAGGGTGGGCTCTGCAGTGCGTTTGGGGATGGTTTTTAAGAGGTCAAGAAGCACGCAGCTGGTTTTCAGAAGGGGACCTTTTTTTAAGGAAGCGGGAAGAGTGGGGTGGAAAAAAAAGGCCTGATGCCATGACAGGAAATAAAGAGCAGCGTGGGAGACACCGGTTTTCTTTTGGATCCAAAAGAGCGCTTTTTCCCAAGGAGAAAGGTCCCTGAGATCGCAGAGGGTCTGGAAGGATTCTTGTTCGAGATACACCACACGAGGAGTCTCTTTATGGTGTGTCCACAAGGGAGATGAGAGAAACTCTTCTAGGGTGGAAAAGGCGTAAGACTCTCGCGTCTTTTTCTTTTCTATCACCGAGACGAAGAGGGTAGGATCTAGAAAAACAATGACAAGTAGAAGCATATTAGAGTCCTGATACATTATAAAGGGGGTAAAATATACCCAGTACGACCCAGATTAAAAATCCTCCCATCAGAAGAAGGCAGAGAATGGGCAGAAAGTCTTTCAAAAAATCAATTTGATAGTGAGCCATTTCACTATAGTAATCTCGAATAGTCAAAAAACTATCCGTCAGATTATTGGATTCTTCCCCGGCTTTAATAAAATGGGACATCAGGGAAGGAATGGTTTTAACCGACTCAAAGGAATGGGAAAGACTTTGCCCTTTTGTGAGCTGTGCGCGCACCCTCTCTAGAATTGAGGTTAGATACAAATTGTCTGTTTGAGTGGCGGTGATTTGCAATGCTTTCAGAAGAAAAATGTCCGATTTCAGCAAAAGGAAGAGACTCATGCTGATGCGGATAATCCACAGTTTTACTAAGAAGGGCCCCAACAAAGGGATATGAATCAATGTTTTGTGCCAGAGGTATTTTATTTTCTTAACTCTTGTTAAAAAAAAGAAAGAAACACTCGTAAAAATGAACCCTAAAAAGACAAAGCTACCATAGTGACACCACACGTCTGTAAAACGTAACAACAAAGAGGTGGAAAGACTTTGTTCGAGGTTCATCGCGACCAAAAAAGATTTAAGGGGCGGCACCAAAAATGTGGTGAGGGTGATCATGAGAACGATCAATAAAAAGAACAAAATGAAAGGATAACGGAGCGACTGAACCAATGTTTTTTGAAATTTATTTTTCCATAAGAGATACACTTTAATGTGGGCAAAGGATTGGGCCAAGTTTCCATTGGCCTCTCCTATCGTGATCAGCTCTATAAACACAGGATCAAAAAAAGTTTTTTCCGAACGAATGGCTTCAGAAAGACTAAAGCCGCCCTCAATTTTCTTTTGTAAAAAAAGGGCTGAAGTGCGCAGCGAACGGGAGGATTGCCGGCTGATATGGTAGAGCGCTGTGTGGAGAGAGAGGCCTGCCTTTAAGAGATATTCTAAATGGCTCGAGAGGGCCAATGAGTCTTGAAAAGAGAGTCTCTTAGAGATCCATGGATTAGGAAAATACCAAAGAACGTGGATATTCTGGGCCACGAGTTTTTCTAAAAACTCTGCCAAGGTGGGAGCGTCTAACATTCCTGTCACCGTCCTTTTGTCTTGAAGCCCCTTGTACCTATAAAGTGTCATAAGATTTCCTTTTCAAGCGACACAACAGAACATAATTCGGAAAGGGAGGTGAGCCCTTCCAAGAGGGCCTGGATGCCTTGTTCGGCGAGAGGGACGTACCCTATTGTGCGTGCTTCTTTTTCAAGAACAGCCAGGGGTGCTTTGTCGAGGATGAGCTGATTAAAGGCCTCTGTACAGGGAATAAACTCCACCAGCGGGAACCGTCCTTTGTATCCTGTTTGATGACAAAAAGAACATCCAATCGGATCATACACAAATTGATCTGTGTCTTCTTGAATCAGGCAAGACTCTTGAAAGGAGAGAGGGCGTCTCTGCCGACACCGGGGGCACAGGGAACGGATAAGACGTTGGGAGAGAAGGCCCTTTAGGTTCCCCGCCAGGGCGGCCGAAGAGAGACCAAGATCCGTCAACCGCTGGATGGTTCCCAAGGCACGGGGGGCATGGAGGGTGGTATAAACTTGGTGCCCAGTCATGGAGGCCCTTAGTGCCATTTGTGCCGTGTCAGCGTCGCGCACCTCCCCAATAAACAAAATGTCGGGGTCTTGTCGGAGAATAGAGCGCACTCCATTGGCAAACGTAAAAAAAGAGTTCTCTTGGATCTCTGTTTGTCGCACAAAGGGCAGTTCATATTCGATGGGTTGCTCCAGTGTCATGATATTGCGAGCGGGGGTATTCAGATGAGTGAGAATGGAATAGAGCGTTGTCGTTTTTCCAGACCCTGTGGGGCCTGACACAATGAATAATCCTTGCGGGATTTGAAGAGTGTCTTTAAGGCAAGCAATGGTTGGTAAAGGGAACCCAATCTCGTGCAGAGACAGGAGAGCTTTCACTCTATCTAAGACACGAATCACGATGCTCTCCCCATGTTTGGTGGGATGGGTAGAGACACGAAAATCGATTTCTTCGCCCTCTATTTTTCTTGAGAATCGTCCCGATTGGGGGAGGCGACTTTCCGCAATGTTCATTTGGGAACAGACTTTTAAATGCACACAGAAACTATCCCAAAAATCTCTATGGAAAGAATGGTAAAGCAATAACTGTCCGTCAACCCGGAGTCGTATCCGGATAAACTTACTTTCAGTTTCGAGATGAATATCGGAGGCTCTTTGGTGGACGGCTTCTGTCAAGCATCTGTCGAGAATACGGGGGATGAGTTCCGCAGAGACAAGGGAGGGTACGGTCAAGGAAGAGGAGTCCAGCGTCGCGAAAAGGTCAGATAAAGATGGGTCTTCCTGCTCGGGGAGACGTCTCAACCTTTCTATCTGAGACGCGGGGGCCACATAAAAAATACACTGGAAAGAAGACAGTTGATAGGTAAGATGGCTTCTGTCTCGTTCCTTCAAAGGGTCGGCAACGGCAATATGGAGCGTCTCCTCTTCTTTTTTAAAAGGCAGCCAAGTGGGGTGAGAAGATAACTCGGTGGACAACAGCGGAGATAGTTCTGTGAAGAGGGGGTGGACATGACTGAGATCGGTATGACTTAGATCCGCGAGAGGCAGACCGGAAAAATCAGACAAAAGTTCGGTTAGCTGTTCTTCATTTATCAGGTGGAGATTAAGCAAGATTTTTTCAAAAGAGCGTCGTTCTTTGCCCTTCTCGCGACGTACTACAGAGAGCAAATCCGGGGATAAGATTTGACACTGAACTAAAAAAGACTCAAAAGAGGGGGCGTCTAAGTTCTTGACCGCATCATTCATAGCATGCCGCTCTGTTATCTTGACAGGCATCATAGGCAGAAAGATAAAGGTGAAAAAGTAGAAAAAAAGAGAAAATTATAAACGGGACAAGGAACTCACTCTAGCGAACCCCACCACCCCTACCAGGGCGAACATCAAGGCGGGGCCGAGCGGAAAGGTTTTTTGGGGGGATGTCTTTTTTTTATAAACAACAGCCCAGAGTCCTCCTAAGACGCCACTTGTAATCAGAAAGAAGGGAAGTGTCTCAAGGGGCACAAAAAAACAGGCAAGACAAAAAAGCTTCAAGTCGCCAGCGCCGACAAAGCTCCTATATTTTGGCAAGAAAAGAAATACCCCCACGAGGCTGAGTCCAAGGAGGCCAGAGAGAAGTAGGGGAAGGAGGGCAGAGAGGGTAGCATCCTTCTGGAAAATGTGCCCATAATGCCAGCAGAGAAGAAATCCTAAAGCGATCAGCGCCAGATTCGGGATTCTGCCGTATCTAATGTCCTGATAGCTAATCCACAGGGCAATCAGGCCAAGCAGCGGGAAAAAAAAGAGGCCCAAGGCTTTTACTTCTTCTTTGGGGTCTTCTTTTTGGTGGCTGGCTTTTTCGCCGCCTTAGCCGCTCCCTTTTTTTTAGCTTTGGGGTTTGCTGCTTTTTTAGCTTTAGGAGCAACGACTTTCTTTGCCGCTTTAGGTTTTGTCGCCTTCACAGGCTTTACCGTCTTCTTTGCCGCTTTAGGCTTTGCTGCCTTCACAAGTTTAGGGACTTTTCTTTTTTTGAGGACCTCTTTTTTAGAGGGCATCACTTTGGGTTCTTTTTCCTTTTTCTCTGAGATTGCCAAAGATTCCTCTAAGTCTCTCTCTGTACACAACCCAAGTTCAACGGGGTTCCGGGGCTTTAAATTCTTGAAATTCCAATGGGAACGGTCGCGGATTTTATCAATGGTACTTTTGGTGGTTCCAACCAGTTTAATGATTTGATTGTCACTCAGGTTGCCGTGGTGCCGCAAAAGCCAAGAAACCGCATCCGGTTTATCTTGACGTTTATTCAAGGGGGTATAGCGCGGGCCGCTGGTGCGCCGTTGCTTTTCAGAAAGCTCTTGTTTGAGTCTTAGTTTATGCAAGGGATTTTTTGTCGCTAGTTGAATTTCTTCAAAGGACAATTGCTCTGTGGCAATAGGGTCAACCCCCACCACAAAGGTTTCGCCATCAGCTAAAGCTTGAATCTCTAAGGGATGTAATCCACAAAACTCAGCGATTTGCTCAAAGGTTAAAGTTGTATTGTCTAAGAGCCAAGAAGCTGTTGCTCGAGGCATAAGTGGGGCAGTCATTTCTGCGTCTCCTTCAAAAAATCGTCATTGCATAAAAGCAAGTGTATTCTAGGGCGACTTCCCCATTAGGTAAAGAAATTTCGTAAAAAAGAGAGAAAAAAAGGCCTTTCTCAAAGGAAAAACTCACTTTTTTCTTGATTCAAGGAAAGATTTCCAGTATTTAAAGAGGACTGAAAATAAGTAGGATTCAATCAATGAAAAAGAACATACACCCAGATTATCACACCATCAAAGTTGTTATGACGGATGGATCTGAATATGAAACACGTTCCACATGGGGCAAAGAGGGTGATGTGCTGCGACTTCAAACAGATCCGAAAAACCATCCGGCGTGGACTGGCGTTCAAAGACTTTTGAATGCGGGCGGCCAGGTTGGTAAGTTTAAAAATCGTTTTGGCGGTCTTAACATTAAGCCAACAAAGTAGACTTTTTAAGCCTCAGGACACTCTTTTGAAAAGACTGTTTTGATGGCCTCTGTTGTTTGTCTAAAAGAACAGGCTCCTTACTTTTCTACCCACTTACCCTGGGCATTCTTACGGTAGACTACTTTCACCGCTCCCCAGGCTACCCGATGGCAGATTTCTTCTAACGAGTCTTCTGGGTCACGCCGAGTATCTTTTTTAAAATATTGGGAATGGGCATTGTTGTAGGCCGCTCGATAAATCTCTTGGGCATGATGCGGCAGCACATGTTGGACACCCTCTGGTAAATCTTTGATGGTTTTGTAAGGCATGGGTTCCTCCCCAACTCAATAAACAGACTTCTTTTTAATTACTATAAAATATTGTTTGAGGGGTGTTAAGCAATTTTTCCTTCAGCGACTTCCCCCAATAATAATCTCCCCTTTCCCCGGATTTTTTAATCACCAGATGACAGGGAATAAAAATGGAAATGGGGTTGCGCGAAATGGCTTGGCCCACGGCTTGGAATGCCCGGGGATACCCAGCTTGATAGGCGATTTCTTTATACGTGGTGGGTTGATGGCGGGGGAGGGCGTAGAGAGCTTGCCAGACTTTGATTTGAAAAGGAGTTCCCCACAGCTCAAAGGCTTCAATGTCCTGTGGATTGACGAGAGCTTCTTGGAAAGACGCTTGCCGCCACGCGGGGCGATGGCACAAATCGGCCCGAACGGCTTCTTCGGGAAAGTCGGGCCCGACGAGTCCTAAGGCAACCATATTTTTATCTTTTAAAAGACCAACATAGGGGAACCCTTGGGTGTGTCCGGTGAACAAGGTAAGGGTAAGGCCGCGTCCTTGTTGAGGGGGTGGGGCGGAGACAATCACCTTAAGAGTGGGTGAGATCGGCATCTTTTAAAAGTTTCTCCACTTTCTTTAAGGTTCCCTCTAACTGGGCTTTGTCGGGTCCTTCCACCATCAACCGTACAACAGGTTCTGTCCCCGAGGGGCGGACCAAAAGACGATCGCCTTGTTTCTGAGAGGCCCGAGAAATCTTTTCAATTTCCTTTAAAAGATGAGGGTCTTGGAGCAGCTTTTTATTCTTCAATTTGAGGTTGCTCGTGATCTGAGGTGTCAGGGCAAAAGGATGCAAGATTTGGCTAGCCGGTTTTTTTGATTGAACGAGCAGAGAGAGCACCTGCAAGGCAGCCACAAGTCCGTCGCCTGTGGTGCCATAGTCGCTGAAGACAATATGGCCAGAGGGTTCACCCCCTACATTAGCGCCCCGTCTTTTCATTTCTTCGGTGACATAGCGATCCCCCACAGCGGTACGCACAAGAGAGATACCTCTATGAGACAAGAACTTTTCTAACCCCATGTTTGACATAATGGTGGACACAACAGCGTTACCTTTGAGCTGTCCTTTTTCTTTCCAGAGCGATGCAATGACGCCGATGAGGAGGTCTCCCTCAACAACTGTTCCGTTTTCATCACAGACGATGAGTCGATCCGCATCTCCATCTAGACCAATACCGATGTCGGCATTATGTGTTCGGACCGTCTTTGCCATCAGGCCAGGAGAGGTGGCGCCACAGTCTAAATTGATGTTTTTCCCATTGGGGTCATCTCCGATAGGGATAATGTGGGCCCCTAACTCCCATAAAACCATGGGGGCAATTTTGTACGCGGCGCCATTGGCGCAATCCACCACAATTTTGAGACCATCTAATCTTAAACCTGCAGGGAAGGTGGATTTTACAAATTCAATATAGCGCCCAGGAGCATCATCCAACCGTTTGGCACGGCCGAGTTGATCCGGGGAGGCAAGGTATTCACTATCAAAGCTTAGAATTTTCTGTTCAATCTCCAGTTCTTGAGCGTCAGACAGTTTGTTTCCTTCGGGGGTGAAGAGTTTAATACCATTATCTGTATACGGGTTGTGGGAGGCTGAAATCATAACCCCAAGATCCGCACGCAAAGAGCGGGTAAGCAACGCAACGGCGGGGGTGGGCAGAGGGCCTACCAAGACCACGTCCATCCCCACGGAAATAAAACCCGCGGTGAGCGCTGGTTCTACCATATATCCCGAGAGACGAGTGTCTTTACCGATCACCACCAAATGATGTCGGTCTTCTTTCTGAAAACATCGTCCTGCCGCTTGAGCCATGCGGAGCAGCATGTCAGGGGTCATGTTTCCTTTATTAACGAGGCCTCGAATGCCGTCTGTACCAAAGAATTTTCTTTTCACGATTCCTCTTTAGGAGTTTTTTTGGGTTTAGAAAGTTTCATCAATTTCTTCTTGATCGTTTGTAGTTTGGATTTAGGGGAGACCTCTTCCAAAATAGGGAGAGAGGTTTGATGAATCTTGCGTGGCTTTTGCTGAGCTACCGGTTTTATTTTTTTGCCCGCGAGCAAGTTATTGATGTCTTCCCCTGTGAGGGTTTCAAACTCAATCAAAGCTTGGGCCAAATCTTCCAGTTGTGTAGTATGCTTGGTCAAAATTTTTCGAGCCGTTTGATAGGCTTCATCCACAATGCGTCGAACTTCTTGATCCACGGTTTGCGCGGTGGCTTCCGACATGGTTTGTGTTTGGGTGACTGAGTGTCCGAGGAAAAGCTCTTGCTGGGGGGAGCCATAAGTAATAGGCCCCATCTTTTCACTAAGACCCCATTCTGTCACCATGCGACGGGCTATTTCTGTAGCATATTTAATATCAGAAGAGGCCCCCGTGGTCACTTTGTCTGTACCGAAGATTTGTTCTTCTGCCACACGACCGCCCATGGCGACGGCCAGATCCGCCTTCAACTTTGCAAAACTTATGGAAAGACGGTCTCCCTCGGGCAGGCGCATGACCATTCCCAAAGAACGACCTCGTGGAATGATGGTGGCTTTATGAATCGGGTCAGACTCAGACAAATGAGACCCCACCAAAGCGTGTCCAGCTTCATGATAGGCAGTGAGTTTCTTTTCTTCTTCGCTCATGGCGAGAGATCGACGTTCTGCGCCCATCATGACCTTGTCTTTGGCTTCTTCTAATTCTGCCATTCCCACAAATCGGCGCCCTTTGCGTGCGGCGAGCAGGGCGGCTTCATTCACAAGATTGGCAAGATCTGCCCCAGAGAATCCTGGAGTTCCTCGAGCAATGACGCGGGCATCAATATCATCCCCTTTTTGAATTTTCTGCAGGTGTACTTTTAAGATGTCTTCCCGACCATTCACGTCAGGCGCAGGGACGATGACTTGGCGATCAAATCGACCGGGTCGCAGAAGGGCAGGATCTAAAACATCAGGCCTGTTGGTGGCAGCAATGAGAATGATCCCTTCGTTGGATTCAAATCCATCCATCTCCACCAAAAGCTGGTTGAGCGTTTGTTCGCGTTCGTCATTCCCTCCCCCAAGGCCAGCACCCCGATGGCGTCCAACCGCATCGATTTCATCGATAAAGATGATGCAGGGAGCATGTTTTTTGGCTTGCTCAAACATATCTCTGACTCGGCTCGCGCCCACACCTACGAACATCTCCACAAAATCAGATCCTGAGATGGAGAAGAAAGGCACATTGGCTTCACCGGCAATCGCCCGTGCCAATAAGGTTTTTCCGTTTCCAGGAGATCCGATCAACAGGACCCCTTTGGGAATTTTCCCGCCCAAGCGTTGGAATTTGGGGGGATCTTTTAAGAATTCTACAATTTCTTCTACTTCTTGTTTGGATTCATTAATGCCGGCCACATCTTTAAAGGTAATTTTTCCAGATTTTGGAATCAGAAGTTTTGCTTTCGATTTGCCGAACCCCATGGCTTTTCCACTACCGGACTGCATTTGACGGTAAAAATAAATCCACACTCCGATGAACAAAAGGGTGGGGAACCAAGAAACAAAGATACTCCAGAAGGTGGAACGATCTTCCTCTCGCCCTGCGACCTCTACTTTAACGCCATTTTTTGCAAGGACATTAGCCACTTCTGTTTTTTCAGGTACTTTGGTGGTAAAGGCAGATCCATCCATCCGTTTGCCCGAGATAGCATCCCCTCGCATAACCACTTCTTTAATATCATTGGTTTCCACGGCCTGCTGAAAGGACGTGTAATCAATGGCTTTGCCTTGAATTTTCGAAGTGTCGTCTAAAAATGTTTGGTAGATGAAGAAAAGACCAAAAACCAATAACAATAAAATCAAAAAATTTCTTTGATTTGTACTCATATAAAAACTCCTAAAACGAAGGAAATTGTAGACTTAAACAAAGAATTCTGCAAGCAAAGAATGTTGTGGCTGATAGAGAAAAGAAGGGTAAGTCGTTTCCTCTACAGAAGATTTTAGAAAAGGAACGGCAACGACTTTGTTTTCTTGCCAATAAGCGGGAAAGGTTATCACAACGGGATAGGGAAGAGAAGACGCGATCTCTGACCGAATTTGAGACCATCCCTCTCGGCCCAAAGGTTTGAGGTGGGTATGCGGGGGAAGAGGGCCGTTGACCCAAAATCGGTTCCACAATTTTTCATTGGGCTGCAGGGCGCGGGTGGGAGGGAGTAACCGACGATCGGGCACAATCCATACCGTCTTTTGATGAACGTAGACAACGCATTTCCCCAAAGAGGTGGGGGAATACTCTTGCTGCTGCCATTTCTGATAGAGGCGTTCAACAGAGGAAGGGCTGGGGAAATACTCTAGATTTCCGATGCATCGAATCAGAAAGCTCAACGCCCGCTTAAGGATCGCTTTATCTGCCTCGCCTACAGCGCTGAGGGGCAGACGTCCATATCCTTCTTTTCCTACTCGGACATGGAGGGCCAAAAACTGAGCGGTTTCTTTCTCTTCTGTCCGGCGATTCTCTTGATACGATAAGAGGTCTTGGGGGGGTAAGGGGTGTTGGCGCAAGTGAGCGCGGCGGAAAGCCAAGTTTTGATTACTAGGATCTTCCAAGTGGGGGTGGGTACCCAAACTGGTTTTGAGGTCTTCTTTTTTGAAAGAAAGAAGAGGGCGGATTAAGCGTCCCGTGTCAAAATAAGTCACCGCACTCATGCCGGACAACCCATACGCTGTACTGTGAGCTTGGTGGCGCATCACATAAGTTTCTTGTTGATCATCGGCATGATGAGCGGTTGCTAAATGGAGAATGCCGCTTACACCACACGCGTCTTCCAACAACTTATAACGGGCTTGACGGGCTTTTTCTTGCAGGCGACTGGTGGGCTTGTGGGTGTGATTCCATGTCAAGATACAGCAAGGAATGCCTTGGTCTTCAAGCCAGGTTTTGACTTGGTGGGCCTCTTCTGTAGAGGTGAGTCTTAGTTTGTGGTCTACATGAAACGCCTGGAGGCTGCCGCCTTGTTGGCTGATCCATTTTTGGAGAAGGAAAGTGAGCGCCAAACTGTCGCTGCCTCCAGACACCGCGACTCCTAAGAGAGGGCGATCTTCGAAAGGACCAAAGTGCTCCATCTCCTTAGAAAACCGATCAAAAAGAGTAACAGGAATATTTAGGCGAGACATGAAAGGGAAGCGCAAGCCATAGAAAGGCGCTCTTGGAAATCTTCAGATGTCTTTGGATAATCTGTTTTTATTTTCGTCAGCGTTGTGCAGGCTTCTTTATTTTTTCCTAACTTTTCAAGGGCAAATGCCATCATGAGCAAAACTTCTGGCGCTTCGGGAGCCTTGGGTGATTTCTTATAGAATTCTCCCGCATAGAGAGCCGCTTCTTGATACTCATCTTTCTTGTAAGTTACATAAACAAGTTCTTTATAGATGGAGGCAATATGGGGATCATTTGGAAATTTAGTCACAAATAAATGCAACGCCTTTTCAAATCGTTTTTCGGGGAGGATGCGCCCTGAGGTTTCAATATGAAGCCTCAGTTCATCGGCGCTCATTTTGTTTAACTTATCCTGGTAGGCTTGATCATCACTTTTCTGAACCGTTTCTGTTGTGTCAGAGATCGTTTTTTCCAAAGATGCGATCTTTCCTTCAAAACTGGCTTGCCTTTTTTCAGCCTCACTTTTGCTCGTTAAAATCTGCTGTTGGAGTTCTTCCATCTTACTAATAACCCCAGATACTTGGGCTTTAAGAGATTGAATTTTTTCAAGAAATAGGGTGTGCGACGGATCTTCGGGTGGGTTGGCGCCGGCTTCTTGATAGGCCGGATCTCCGCCGAAACGTTTATAAATAAACTTCTGTAAAGTGGCCAGTTCTTCCGCAAGACGAGACAGATTGTGCCCACCGATTTCCACAGGAGCGTCCGCAGGGGCATCCGCTAAAAGAGAGCTTGAGAGGGTGAGCAGTATAAAAAAAACAATTTTGTTCATGGAGACAATTTCCTTCTATGATTTGAAAATACCATAGAGTGGGGTCTTTTTCCCATATTTTTCTTTAAAATTCCGGGAGCTTTATGTAAAACTCAAAGTCTAAAGAAAGTGTAGTGTTTGGAATGTTAGAAAAAAAATACGATTCAGCCGTAACGGAAAAATATTTTTATACGTTGTGGGAAAAATCCGGGTGTTTTAAACCCTCGGGTAAAGGCAGGCCATACACCATCATTATGCCGCCTGCCAATGTCACCGGAAGTTTGCATTTAGGGCATGCGCTTACCTTTACGTTGCAAGATATTCTCATTCGATTTCACCGTATGAAAGGCCGGGATGTTTTGTGGCAGGCCGGGACAGACCACGCTGGCATTGCCACCCAAATGGTAGTCGAGCGCCAGTTAGCTGAAAAAGGAACGATGCGACAGGATTTGGGTCGCGAGGCATTTCTAGAAGAGGTCTGGACATGGAAAGCTAAATCTGGGGGCGACATCATTGATCAACTAAAACGTCTGGGTGCTAGTGCCGATTGGTCACGGGAGCGATTCACCATGGATGATCAGGCGAACCAAGGGGTGAAACGATCTTTTATTCAACTCTATAAAGATGGGCTGATTTACCGAGATAAGCGTTTGGTCAATTGGGATGCGACATACCAAACAGCTATTTCCGATTTGGAAGTGATTCAAAAGGACGTTAAAGGTAAGATGTATTATGTTGCTTATCCTTTGGAGTCAGGAGAAGGGCGAATTGTCATTGCAACCACACGACCAGAAACATTTTTTGGAGATGTAGCGGTGGCAGTGCACCCCCAAGATGAACGGTATAAACATCTCATTGGAACACGGGTTATACAACCTCTGACCGAGAGAGCTCTCCCCATTATCGGAGATGATCATTGTGATCCTGACAAGGGCACGGGGGCTGTTAAAATTACACCCGCCCATGATTTCAACGATTTTGAGATGGCGCAGCGACATGGCTTAGAGGCGCTCTCTATTTTAGACGAGCACAATAGATTGAGGGGGGCGTGTGTCCTCGGAGACTATGTGGGGTTGACCACCCGCCAAGCGCGTGAAAAAGTGCTGGCTGCTTTTGAAGAGAACGGGGTACTCGAAAAAATAGAAGACATCACCCACACTGTGCCACATGGGGATCGTTCCGACAGTGTGATCGAGCCTCGGTTAACAGATCAGTGGTATGTGGATGCAA
It contains:
- a CDS encoding 50S ribosomal protein L31; its protein translation is MKKNIHPDYHTIKVVMTDGSEYETRSTWGKEGDVLRLQTDPKNHPAWTGVQRLLNAGGQVGKFKNRFGGLNIKPTK
- the chaB gene encoding cation transport regulator (in Escherichia coli this protein putatively regulates the sodium/proton (also pH-independent calcium/proton) antiporter chaA; has weak affinity for calcium and magnesium ions); translation: MPYKTIKDLPEGVQHVLPHHAQEIYRAAYNNAHSQYFKKDTRRDPEDSLEEICHRVAWGAVKVVYRKNAQGKWVEK
- a CDS encoding phosphoglucosamine mutase, with the translated sequence MVKRKFFGTDGIRGLVNKGNMTPDMLLRMAQAAGRCFQKEDRHHLVVIGKDTRLSGYMVEPALTAGFISVGMDVVLVGPLPTPAVALLTRSLRADLGVMISASHNPYTDNGIKLFTPEGNKLSDAQELEIEQKILSFDSEYLASPDQLGRAKRLDDAPGRYIEFVKSTFPAGLRLDGLKIVVDCANGAAYKIAPMVLWELGAHIIPIGDDPNGKNINLDCGATSPGLMAKTVRTHNADIGIGLDGDADRLIVCDENGTVVEGDLLIGVIASLWKEKGQLKGNAVVSTIMSNMGLEKFLSHRGISLVRTAVGDRYVTEEMKRRGANVGGEPSGHIVFSDYGTTGDGLVAALQVLSLLVQSKKPASQILHPFALTPQITSNLKLKNKKLLQDPHLLKEIEKISRASQKQGDRLLVRPSGTEPVVRLMVEGPDKAQLEGTLKKVEKLLKDADLTHS
- a CDS encoding cell division protein FtsH translates to MSTNQRNFLILLLLVFGLFFIYQTFLDDTSKIQGKAIDYTSFQQAVETNDIKEVVMRGDAISGKRMDGSAFTTKVPEKTEVANVLAKNGVKVEVAGREEDRSTFWSIFVSWFPTLLFIGVWIYFYRQMQSGSGKAMGFGKSKAKLLIPKSGKITFKDVAGINESKQEVEEIVEFLKDPPKFQRLGGKIPKGVLLIGSPGNGKTLLARAIAGEANVPFFSISGSDFVEMFVGVGASRVRDMFEQAKKHAPCIIFIDEIDAVGRHRGAGLGGGNDEREQTLNQLLVEMDGFESNEGIILIAATNRPDVLDPALLRPGRFDRQVIVPAPDVNGREDILKVHLQKIQKGDDIDARVIARGTPGFSGADLANLVNEAALLAARKGRRFVGMAELEEAKDKVMMGAERRSLAMSEEEKKLTAYHEAGHALVGSHLSESDPIHKATIIPRGRSLGMVMRLPEGDRLSISFAKLKADLAVAMGGRVAEEQIFGTDKVTTGASSDIKYATEIARRMVTEWGLSEKMGPITYGSPQQELFLGHSVTQTQTMSEATAQTVDQEVRRIVDEAYQTARKILTKHTTQLEDLAQALIEFETLTGEDINNLLAGKKIKPVAQQKPRKIHQTSLPILEEVSPKSKLQTIKKKLMKLSKPKKTPKEES
- a CDS encoding tRNA lysidine(34) synthetase TilS, coding for MSRLNIPVTLFDRFSKEMEHFGPFEDRPLLGVAVSGGSDSLALTFLLQKWISQQGGSLQAFHVDHKLRLTSTEEAHQVKTWLEDQGIPCCILTWNHTHKPTSRLQEKARQARYKLLEDACGVSGILHLATAHHADDQQETYVMRHQAHSTAYGLSGMSAVTYFDTGRLIRPLLSFKKEDLKTSLGTHPHLEDPSNQNLAFRRAHLRQHPLPPQDLLSYQENRRTEEKETAQFLALHVRVGKEGYGRLPLSAVGEADKAILKRALSFLIRCIGNLEYFPSPSSVERLYQKWQQQEYSPTSLGKCVVYVHQKTVWIVPDRRLLPPTRALQPNEKLWNRFWVNGPLPPHTHLKPLGREGWSQIRSEIASSLPYPVVITFPAYWQENKVVAVPFLKSSVEETTYPSFLYQPQHSLLAEFFV